In Anguilla rostrata isolate EN2019 chromosome 1, ASM1855537v3, whole genome shotgun sequence, a genomic segment contains:
- the colq gene encoding acetylcholinesterase collagenic tail peptide yields the protein MFLITLGFHLQLLFCCVLSHSAVLDNIFSFQAAFQSLDQNKKFNPCCLLSPPPPPLFPPPPVLWLRRSSNKDEGPVVEPEKPTVSTCAPGPPGPAGPHGPQGPMGIPGLQGPKGEKGEIGRPGAKGRTGPPGLPGRQGPPGWAGPKGPKGEKGDPGLMGLPGARGPMGPKGLPGYKGEKGSRGDRGERGLKGDKGTMGLPGMLGQKGEMGPKGEPGVPGNRGPTGRPGKRGKQGMKGDPGVFGAMGPAGPPGPIGHPGPPGMPASGVFMVGPKGERGLPGAPGRCNCNSPMSVNSPPNDEHSSWSAYAKVPAIFVVNSEEELDHLHTDNALAFRKDQRSLYFKDNAGWFPIQLTPFQSTENAPDLEGFCGDGIVQAYNGEECDDGNKVVTDSCIKCQEAYCGDGYRHEGAEECDGKDFGFQTCKSYLPGSYGQLKCTEHCLIDSTNCKYFT from the exons CTTTCCAATCATTGGATCAAAACAAGAAGTTCAACCCATGCTGTCTgctgtctcctccccctcctccactgttccctcctcccccagtccTCTGGCTGAGACGCAGTTCT AATAAAGACGAAGGTCCGGTAGTTGAACCTGAAAAGCCCACTGTTTCCACCTGTGCCCCGGGACCTCCAGGTCCCGCCGGACCTCATGGCCCTCAG GGTCCAATGGGAATACCAGGATTGCAGGGACCAAAGGGAGAAAAG GGTGAAATCGGAAGACCTGGAGCAAAG GGTCGAACAGGTCCACCAGGTCTCCCAGGGCGACAGGGACCACCTGGGTGGGCAGGACCAAAGGGGCCCAAA GGTGAAAAGGGAGACCCAGGGCTTATGGGTCTACCTGGAGCAAGAGGACCAATGGGGCCTAAG GGCTTGCCTGGATACAAAGGTGAAAAG GGGTCTCGAGGAGACCGTGGCGAGCGTGGGCTGAAAGGGGACAAG GGTACAATGGGTCTCCCTGGAATGCTGGGACAAAAG GGTGAAATGGGTCCAAAGGGAGAGCCCGGTGTCCCCGGGAACAGGGGGCCTACTGGTCGGCCTGGCAAGAGGGGCAAACAG GGAATGAAGGGAGATCCTGGGGTTTTTGGCGCTATGGGTCCTGCAGGTCCTCCTGGCCCCATTGGCCACCCCGGGCCTCCAGGCATGCCTGCTTCAG GGGTCTTTATGGTTGGACCGAAGGGTGAGAGGGGGCTTCCTGGAGCCCCTGGTCGATGCAACTGTAACTCCCCCATGAGTGTCAACAGCCCCCCCAACGATGAACACTCGTCCTGGAGCGCCTATGCAAAAGTACCTGCG atatttgtggTAAACAGTGAAGAGGAGCTGGACCATCTTCACACTGACAATGCACTCGCTTTCCGAAAAGATCAGAGGTCACTTTATTTCAAGGACAATGCTGGATGGTTTCCCATTCAG CTGACCCCCTTCCAGTCTACAGAGAATGCCCCAGATCTGGAGGGCTTCTGTGGTGATGGTATTGTCCAGGCCTACAATGGAGAGGAGTGTGATGATGGAAACAAAGTGGTCACAGACAGTTGCATCA AGTGCCAAGAAGCATACTGTGGTGATGGATATCGTCATGAAGGAGCAGAGGAGTGTGATGGAAAAGACTTTGGTTTCCAGACATGTAAATCATATCTTCCAGG GTCTTATGGGCAGCTCAAGTGCACAGAGCACTGTCTCATTGACTCCACAAACTGCAAGTATTTTACATGA